DNA sequence from the Micromonas commoda chromosome 7, complete sequence genome:
CGACCTCGCCCACCGTCAACGCCCGCGGCAGCcctcgttcggcggcgacggaccggCAGAGGAGCCAGAAGGCGGAGGTCCAGCACAGTTtgccgacgctcgcgacgcgaaaGTCGTCCTCGTTCACCACCGCGCACCGCACGTTCCCCCCCCGCGTCAGCAGCTCGCgaacgtccgccgcgcgcgggccgcacgcgcacgtgccgccgccgccgtcgcgcgcggtcccgtCGCCCGAGGCGCTCATGTACAGCGCCAcctgcgtcgcgacgccggcgaggccgcGACGCTGCAGGAAGTCGTCCCTCAGCAGACCCCCCTGGAGGAGGACAAGGTCGTTCGCGCGGTCCGTCGGGaccagcgcgaggacgtcgtcgagatcTGACGCGTGCGTGGCGACGTAGATGGGTCCGCTCGGGGGAAAGGACGCCATTCCCCGGGTCACGAAGGCGTGTCGCACGCCGAGGGACTCGCACATCTTGCCGATCGTCGTCCCGACTCTTCCGCGCCCGACGATGGTGACCGTGTCCGCGCCGGAGGATGACGCATCGGCGCGGCACCTCGCAGGGGACATCCTCGATGCCCTCAGACCGCGACACGATcggccgacggcgacgcgcgcgggtgaacccgccgcggacatcgggcgcgcgcgagcctgTGGCCCGAGAAAGTCCAGGAAAGGTGCCCACCCCTCCTCGTGTCACACAGCTGGCAGGCTAGCCGCTCGAGGGAGGCGAATCGCTCCGCTGGCTAAAAAAATGCGGCCCGAACCGCGGAATTTTAGCCCGTCACCAAACCCCGGCTCGGCGCCAGTAACACCAGCGCGACCGAGGGTCATCGCCCCGTCGCTCCGTGTGGAGTCCAGGTCATCGACCAGCACCGGGCGAGGCTCGGCGTGGTTCGATCCAAGCGCGGGAGGACGCACGCACGGCTCCCTCGACTCGGTTTCCGGGCGGGAAAAACAGGATCTCTCACGCACACACGGGAGAGGTCTGCGTCGGAATTTTGTTAATTGTCGACGGGGGatcggggcgcgagggttcgCTGGCGCGTCTCGGTTGATAgcggcgcgcgttcgggcgAGGTGTGATCTAGTGTTAAATCGTCGATCATGGCGCAGCGCATAGGCAAGgcgatccgccgcgacgccgtggtgTCCAAGGCGAGGGTGTACACCGACGTCAACGTGAATCGCCCTCGGGAGTACTGGGACTACGAGTCCCTGACGGTCAACTGGGGGGAGCAGGACGACTACGAGGTGGTGCGCAAGGTGGGTAGGGGCAAGTACTCCGAGGTGTTTGAGGGCGTGCACTCGGGCAACAACGAGAAGTGCGTGATCAAGATCCTCAAGCCCgtgaagaagaagaagatcAAGCGCGAGATCAAGATCCTTCAGAACCTCACGGGCGGACCGAACATCATCAAGCTCCTCGACATCGTGCGCGAGCCCCAGAGCAAGACGCCGTCGCTCATCTTCGAGTACGTCAACAACACCGACTTCAAGGTGCTGTACCCGCAGCTCACCGACTTTGACGTCCGCTACTacatcctcgagctcctcaagGCGCTCGACTTTTGCCACTCGCAGGGCATCATGCACCGCGACGTCAAGCCCCACAACGTCATGATCGACCACGAGAAGCGCCAACTCCGCCTCATCGACTGGGGCCTCGCGGAGTTTTACCACCCGGCGAAGGAGTACAacgtgcgcgtcgcgtccaggTACTTTAAGGGTCCCGAGCTGTTGGTCGACCTCCAGGATTACGATTACGCGCTGGACATGTGGTCGCTGGGTTGCATGTTCGCGGGCATGATCTTCCGCAAGGAGCCCTTCTTCAACGGGCACGACAACTACGATCAACTGGTGCGAATCGCCAAGGTTCTCGGCACCGACGAGCTCTACGCCTACCTCTCCAAGTACCGCATCGAGCTGGACCCGCACCTCGAGAGCCTCATCGGCAGGCACAGCCGCAAGCCCTGGAGCAAGTTCGTCAACGCGGATAACCAGCACCTCGTGAGCTCGGAGGCGATCGATTTCCTGGATAAGCTGCTGCGGTACGATCACCAGGAGCGGCTGACGTCCAAGGAGGCGCAGGATGAGCCGTACTTTCTCCCGGTGaagcaggcggcggctgagggCAAGGGCAAGTGAGAGGTCCGtcagaggaggaggaggaggaggacggggacgcgaaGATCGGGGGCGGAGTTGCGAGCGAggagccgccgaggaggacgccgacgggttcTGAGGAGACTCGCGCACGAGCGATGGGATGGATCGGGGGAGGATCTacatcgcgcgcgtgtggAGAGTTTTATGGAGACTTTGGTGGATCGGGTCGACGGGGATCCGTCGACGGGGTTGTATTTACGGTTTCGGATTCGG
Encoded proteins:
- a CDS encoding predicted protein; this encodes MSAAGSPARVAVGRSCRGLRASRMSPARCRADASSSGADTVTIVGRGRVGTTIGKMCESLGVRHAFVTRGMASFPPSGPIYVATHASDLDDVLALVPTDRANDLVLLQGGLLRDDFLQRRGLAGVATQVALYMSASGDGTARDGGGGTCACGPRAADVRELLTRGGNVRCAVVNEDDFRVASVGKLCWTSAFWLLCRSVAAERGLPRALTVGEVVDSEHGAAAVRTLARELLDCAEASGELDDTAGDEAREAMTRAMFEYSRSIPSAVPSLEMALKEGGFRNGWFLARRTVSSPQRTHETHLRRIGVDPDELAAMYLEQNAILDAG
- a CDS encoding predicted protein, with amino-acid sequence MAQRIGKAIRRDAVVSKARVYTDVNVNRPREYWDYESLTVNWGEQDDYEVVRKVGRGKYSEVFEGVHSGNNEKCVIKILKPVKKKKIKREIKILQNLTGGPNIIKLLDIVREPQSKTPSLIFEYVNNTDFKVLYPQLTDFDVRYYILELLKALDFCHSQGIMHRDVKPHNVMIDHEKRQLRLIDWGLAEFYHPAKEYNVRVASRYFKGPELLVDLQDYDYALDMWSLGCMFAGMIFRKEPFFNGHDNYDQLVRIAKVLGTDELYAYLSKYRIELDPHLESLIGRHSRKPWSKFVNADNQHLVSSEAIDFLDKLLRYDHQERLTSKEAQDEPYFLPVKQAAAEGKGK